A single genomic interval of Parvularcula marina harbors:
- the trpS gene encoding tryptophan--tRNA ligase: MTRTHTPRVLSGVQPTGNLHLGNYLGAIRKFVPLQDSHEALYCIVDMHAITVWQDPKELRNQTVQIAAAYLAAGIDPAKAAIFNQSAVPEHAQLAWILNCVARMGWLNRMTQFKDKAGKDKEKASVGLFTYPVLMAADILVYRATHVPVGDDQKQHLELARDIATKFNNDFGAEDFFPLPEPMIQGPGARIMSLRDGTSKMSKSDPSDLSRIGMMDYADTISKKIKKAKTDPEPLPSEKDGLADRPEAKNLVGIYAALSGKSDEDVLAEFGGQGFGVFKPALAELAVEKLAPIAGEMRRLTADADYVEGILRDGAAKARAVAGPIIEETKKAVGFLV, from the coding sequence ATGACCAGAACCCACACCCCCCGCGTATTGTCCGGCGTTCAACCGACCGGCAATCTTCATCTCGGCAATTATCTTGGCGCGATCCGCAAATTCGTGCCGCTGCAGGACAGCCATGAGGCGCTCTATTGCATCGTCGACATGCACGCGATCACGGTGTGGCAAGACCCCAAAGAGTTGCGCAACCAGACGGTCCAGATTGCGGCCGCCTATCTTGCGGCAGGGATCGATCCGGCGAAGGCTGCTATCTTCAACCAGTCGGCTGTGCCGGAACACGCCCAGCTTGCCTGGATACTCAATTGTGTGGCGCGCATGGGCTGGCTCAACCGGATGACCCAGTTCAAGGACAAGGCCGGCAAGGACAAGGAGAAGGCGTCCGTCGGGCTCTTCACCTATCCTGTCCTGATGGCGGCCGACATTCTGGTTTACCGTGCGACCCATGTGCCGGTCGGCGACGACCAGAAACAGCATCTTGAGCTGGCGCGCGATATTGCGACTAAATTCAATAATGATTTTGGGGCGGAGGATTTCTTCCCGCTGCCTGAACCGATGATCCAGGGCCCCGGCGCGCGGATCATGTCTTTGCGCGACGGCACCTCGAAGATGTCGAAATCTGATCCGTCCGACCTGTCGCGCATCGGCATGATGGATTACGCTGACACGATCTCCAAAAAGATCAAAAAGGCAAAGACCGACCCTGAGCCCCTGCCGTCCGAGAAAGACGGGCTGGCCGACCGGCCGGAGGCAAAGAACCTTGTTGGTATCTATGCGGCTCTTTCGGGCAAATCTGACGAAGACGTGCTCGCCGAATTCGGTGGGCAGGGCTTTGGCGTTTTCAAACCCGCCCTTGCGGAGCTTGCGGTCGAGAAGCTGGCCCCTATCGCGGGTGAGATGCGCCGCCTGACAGCGGATGCGGATTATGTCGAAGGCATTCTCCGCGATGGCGCGGCAAAGGCGCGGGCAGTGGCAGGGCCGATCATTGAGGAAACCAAGAAGGCCGTCGGCTTTCTGGTCTGA
- a CDS encoding calcium-binding protein, translating to MANFNGTNDPELYEGTDGNDTILGADGDDTLKGRKGNDSLLGGNDDDALFGNAGHDTIRGNSGNDTIKGGAGHDALFGVGGENQIFGEDGRDTIQGGNGADLIDGGADDDVIDGGSGSDIILGRGGDDDIQGGDNLDSIKGGTGNDTISGGNRSDTLKGNAGDDLISGDDDSDLLYGNGGADTLQSDEGRDVLEGGDGDDLLEGGTEGDDLRGGKGNDTLYGEYEAGLEPSDDLAEIDTLRGNAGDDLIFGARGNDLIDGGLGNDTMTGGDGFDTFIFFDGEDVITDFTKGDDLISLEGISGISSFQDILDAAEQDGVDTVLTFGDDILRLEGVDLSTLTEDDFAF from the coding sequence ATGGCAAATTTTAACGGTACAAACGATCCGGAACTTTACGAAGGTACGGACGGGAATGACACGATTTTAGGGGCCGATGGCGACGATACGCTGAAAGGCCGTAAGGGAAATGACAGCCTCCTTGGCGGCAACGACGACGATGCCCTCTTCGGCAATGCCGGACACGACACAATTCGCGGCAATTCAGGGAATGACACCATCAAGGGTGGCGCGGGGCACGACGCCCTGTTCGGCGTCGGTGGAGAGAACCAAATTTTCGGCGAAGATGGTCGGGATACGATTCAAGGTGGCAATGGCGCAGACCTGATTGATGGCGGTGCCGATGATGATGTCATCGATGGGGGCTCGGGCTCGGATATCATTCTTGGGCGCGGCGGCGATGACGACATTCAGGGTGGAGACAATCTTGACTCCATCAAGGGCGGGACTGGCAACGATACTATCAGTGGCGGGAACAGATCCGACACCCTAAAAGGCAATGCGGGCGACGACCTGATCTCAGGCGATGATGACAGTGATTTACTCTACGGCAATGGCGGCGCTGATACATTGCAGAGTGATGAAGGCCGTGACGTTCTCGAGGGCGGCGACGGCGATGACCTTCTCGAAGGCGGCACTGAGGGCGATGATCTGCGCGGCGGCAAGGGCAATGATACTCTTTATGGAGAGTATGAGGCCGGCCTTGAGCCTTCCGACGACTTGGCTGAAATCGATACGCTGCGCGGCAATGCCGGTGACGATCTCATCTTTGGTGCGCGCGGGAACGACCTGATCGATGGCGGGCTCGGCAATGACACCATGACCGGTGGAGACGGGTTTGACACCTTCATCTTCTTTGACGGCGAGGATGTCATCACCGACTTCACCAAAGGCGATGATCTGATCTCCCTTGAAGGGATAAGCGGGATCAGTTCCTTCCAGGACATCCTTGATGCTGCAGAACAGGACGGCGTCGATACGGTATTGACCTTTGGGGATGATATCCTGCGGCTCGAAGGCGTCGATCTCAGCACCCTGACGGAAGACGATTTCGCCTTTTAG
- a CDS encoding calcium-binding protein, translating into MADTDGTIDDDSLEGTGGPDLISGDDGADTLKGRAGDDEILGQNGNDRIFGNAGEDTLYGDAGNDTLRGGTENDTLDGGAGLDVLYGEDGDDELTGGDDADTLDGAAGNDHLDGGNDADSLYGRGGNDTLIGADGDDFATGGPGDDDIDGGLGADTLRGGQGDDLILGQDGDDDIDGGDRHDSITGGDGIDTIKGGAGRDTIEGSSGDDLLYGNGGDDVIYGDLLNGDPLQNSHKDTIYGNNGFDYINGGGDDDLIYGGNGRDTLEGADGNDSLRGEDDNDNLTGGTGDDTLVGGKGNDTALGGTGTDDLRGGQGNDSLNGEDDNDILDGGDGADTLKGGYGDDLIHAGAGDDTIRAGGNDDTVLGDGGNDTIEAGNDADLVHGGEGDDLIYGERPGNPTIDAGPDTLFGDEGNDTLIGGSGDDLLDGGAGDDILTGEAGADTFYFLEGTDVITDFEDGIDKISLAGITDFETFEDVLDAAEQDGVDVVITVDDSSLRIENFNLSFLTDDDVLL; encoded by the coding sequence ATGGCGGATACCGACGGGACAATTGATGACGATTCCCTCGAAGGGACCGGCGGCCCGGATCTGATCTCGGGCGATGACGGCGCCGATACGCTCAAAGGCCGCGCTGGAGACGACGAGATCCTTGGACAGAACGGCAATGACCGCATCTTCGGCAATGCCGGGGAAGACACCCTCTATGGTGATGCCGGCAATGACACTCTGCGCGGCGGGACCGAGAATGACACCCTTGATGGTGGGGCGGGGCTTGATGTCCTTTATGGTGAGGACGGAGATGACGAGCTGACCGGCGGCGATGACGCTGACACGCTCGACGGCGCCGCAGGGAACGATCACCTCGACGGCGGGAATGACGCCGATAGCCTCTACGGGCGCGGCGGCAATGACACACTCATCGGCGCAGACGGAGATGACTTCGCAACAGGTGGTCCGGGTGATGACGATATCGACGGCGGGCTGGGCGCCGACACCTTGCGCGGCGGACAGGGCGATGACCTGATTCTGGGGCAGGACGGCGATGACGATATCGATGGCGGCGACCGCCACGATTCCATCACTGGCGGTGACGGTATCGACACGATCAAGGGCGGCGCGGGCCGAGACACGATCGAGGGATCATCCGGGGACGATCTTCTTTACGGCAATGGTGGCGATGACGTCATCTATGGCGACCTCTTAAATGGCGATCCCCTGCAAAATTCCCACAAAGATACGATCTATGGGAATAATGGCTTCGACTATATCAATGGCGGCGGCGATGACGACCTGATCTATGGCGGGAATGGCCGGGACACGCTCGAAGGCGCAGACGGCAATGACAGCCTGCGCGGTGAGGATGACAATGACAACCTGACAGGCGGCACTGGCGATGACACGCTGGTCGGCGGCAAAGGCAATGACACCGCCCTCGGAGGGACGGGTACAGATGATCTGCGCGGTGGCCAAGGGAATGACAGCCTCAATGGCGAGGACGATAACGACATCCTCGATGGCGGGGACGGCGCCGATACGCTGAAGGGCGGCTATGGCGACGATCTGATCCATGCGGGCGCCGGAGATGACACGATCCGCGCCGGAGGGAATGATGACACTGTCCTTGGCGATGGCGGCAATGACACGATCGAAGCCGGCAATGATGCCGACCTCGTTCATGGCGGGGAAGGCGATGATCTCATCTATGGCGAGCGTCCCGGCAATCCGACTATAGATGCCGGACCCGACACATTGTTCGGGGACGAAGGAAATGACACCCTGATCGGCGGCAGCGGAGATGACCTACTCGATGGCGGTGCGGGCGATGATATCCTGACTGGTGAGGCCGGGGCCGATACTTTCTATTTTCTCGAAGGTACCGATGTGATCACCGATTTCGAAGACGGGATCGATAAAATTTCACTCGCCGGAATCACGGATTTTGAAACTTTCGAGGACGTTCTCGATGCGGCGGAACAGGACGGCGTGGATGTTGTCATTACGGTTGATGATTCCTCACTCCGTATCGAGAACTTTAACTTAAGTTTCCTCACTGACGACGATGTGTTGCTCTAA
- a CDS encoding alpha/beta hydrolase, with product MKLLKWSSIVVLALLAIYLGGATWLLMQKTEDPFADYPMEEAGWRTLQEFGGTDFSQDYAYTEREFTARDDTTLSARVYGENDGTQIVYLHGVNSRAELLNKSAGLLSGASGAQVITPDIRGHGKSGGAPYRVDYIGQYEKDLADIVSVLREENPDGRIIIAGHSMGGGIAMRFALLEEKPTIDGYLLFSPNFGEGPTQHPTPETAGTAEDPGRPFVLFDQKPFLGVLMYNMLGITLANDTPVLYFNAPGEPVAYSYGAILSAQPVAPKDSSKALAAVDVPLFVMIGERDEVFLASAYPEFVSTHSDGEAVVIPRHGHNSLMNDPAVMEKAAAWLAETADL from the coding sequence ATGAAACTCCTCAAATGGTCCTCCATTGTGGTCCTCGCCTTGCTGGCCATCTATCTGGGCGGTGCAACCTGGCTCTTGATGCAGAAGACCGAAGATCCCTTCGCCGACTATCCGATGGAGGAAGCCGGCTGGCGGACCTTGCAGGAGTTTGGTGGCACAGATTTCTCGCAAGATTATGCCTATACAGAGCGTGAGTTCACCGCGCGGGATGACACGACGCTGTCCGCCCGCGTCTATGGCGAGAATGACGGCACGCAGATTGTCTATCTTCACGGCGTCAATTCGAGAGCGGAGCTTCTGAATAAATCGGCGGGCCTCCTCTCTGGCGCCAGTGGCGCGCAAGTCATCACCCCCGATATTCGTGGTCATGGCAAATCAGGCGGCGCACCTTACCGGGTCGATTATATCGGCCAGTATGAAAAAGACCTGGCAGATATCGTCAGCGTCTTGCGCGAAGAGAACCCTGACGGGCGGATCATCATTGCCGGTCATTCGATGGGCGGCGGGATTGCGATGCGCTTTGCGCTGCTCGAGGAAAAACCGACGATTGACGGCTATCTTTTGTTCTCGCCCAATTTCGGTGAGGGCCCGACGCAGCACCCAACGCCCGAGACCGCCGGCACGGCAGAAGATCCCGGCCGGCCCTTCGTTCTTTTCGATCAGAAGCCTTTCCTCGGGGTACTGATGTATAACATGCTCGGCATCACCCTCGCCAATGACACGCCCGTGCTTTATTTCAATGCGCCGGGCGAGCCGGTCGCCTATTCATACGGCGCGATCCTGTCGGCCCAGCCGGTTGCGCCGAAGGACAGCTCAAAAGCGCTGGCTGCCGTCGATGTGCCGTTGTTCGTGATGATCGGCGAGCGCGATGAGGTCTTCCTTGCCAGCGCCTATCCTGAATTCGTCAGCACCCATAGTGATGGGGAAGCGGTGGTCATCCCGCGGCACGGCCATAACAGCCTGATGAATGATCCGGCGGTGATGGAGAAGGCCGCTGCCTGGCTTGCAGAAACTGCTGACCTCTAA